In a genomic window of Flavobacterium sp. KACC 22761:
- a CDS encoding RNA polymerase sigma-70 factor, which translates to MLEAKDHSDKLLVSELKNGSEKAFRVLFDLYYQDIYGYSISLLKSKEAAEENVQDVFMKVWQHRENLNLEQSFKAYIFTIARNQAFNTLNKAANDQVLKEAVFYESQKSHEYGDYSIREEDCKKLRKQAIKQLPPKRKQIFKMSRKKGMSYEEISEELGISINTVRNQMSKALESMRVFFQVHDEII; encoded by the coding sequence ATGTTGGAAGCCAAAGATCATAGCGACAAATTATTGGTAAGCGAACTAAAAAATGGCAGCGAAAAAGCATTTCGCGTGCTTTTTGATTTGTATTACCAAGATATTTATGGTTACAGCATTAGTCTCTTAAAATCAAAAGAAGCTGCCGAAGAAAATGTTCAGGATGTTTTTATGAAGGTATGGCAGCATCGCGAAAACTTGAATCTGGAGCAGTCATTTAAAGCTTATATTTTTACCATTGCGAGAAATCAGGCTTTTAATACTTTGAATAAAGCTGCAAATGATCAGGTTTTAAAAGAAGCTGTTTTTTATGAAAGTCAAAAATCTCATGAATACGGCGATTATTCGATTCGCGAAGAAGATTGCAAAAAACTTCGCAAACAAGCCATAAAACAATTGCCCCCCAAGCGAAAGCAAATTTTTAAAATGTCCCGAAAGAAAGGCATGAGTTACGAAGAAATAAGCGAAGAACTCGGCATCTCTATAAATACTGTCAGGAACCAAATGAGCAAAGCACTGGAATCCATGCGAGTCTTTTTTCAAGTTCATGATGAGATTATCTAA
- a CDS encoding YraN family protein — protein MAEHNELGKLGEDLAVSYLEENGYEILERNFIIQKAEIDIIAQKDSILAIVEVKTRSSLDFGSPQDFVKQKKIQLLIKAVNAYINDREMDFDDDLNVRFDIIAIHKSEETFAIEHLTDAFYHF, from the coding sequence ATGGCAGAACACAATGAACTAGGAAAACTCGGAGAAGATCTAGCCGTCTCCTATCTCGAAGAAAATGGTTATGAAATTTTAGAAAGAAACTTTATTATTCAAAAAGCCGAAATTGATATTATTGCCCAAAAAGATTCCATTTTGGCCATTGTTGAAGTAAAGACAAGATCGAGTTTGGATTTTGGTTCTCCGCAGGATTTTGTCAAACAAAAAAAAATTCAGTTGCTCATAAAAGCAGTAAATGCCTACATAAACGATAGGGAAATGGATTTTGATGATGATTTAAATGTTCGTTTTGACATAATTGCAATACATAAATCTGAGGAAACATTTGCAATTGAGCACCTTACTGACGCTTTTTATCATTTTTAA
- a CDS encoding LD-carboxypeptidase — protein MITPPYLQKGDTVALLATARKNIDDNLKPTIDLLHSWGLEAVVGSTIGLDYHQLAGTDEQRAADFQKQMDNPNIKAIWCVKGGYGTVRMLDLLDFTKFKQHPKWIIGFSDVTVLHNHLNTMGYKSIHGVMPITIPRATPEAISSLKASLFGESLSYTVAPSPMNRFGKATGELVGGNLSILYSLLGSPSAIDCRDKILFIEDLDEYLYHIDRMMMNLRRNGCIENLKGIVIGGMTKMKDNEVPWGKNALEIIDDVTKKYNIPVIFNFPAGHIRDNRALIMGNTATIEVNASGSTLTFQK, from the coding sequence ATGATAACACCACCTTATTTACAAAAAGGAGATACTGTAGCTCTTTTGGCAACAGCCAGAAAAAACATCGACGATAATTTAAAACCAACAATTGATTTATTGCATAGTTGGGGATTAGAAGCTGTTGTGGGAAGCACCATTGGTCTAGATTATCACCAATTGGCCGGAACTGATGAACAACGCGCAGCCGATTTTCAAAAGCAAATGGACAATCCAAATATTAAAGCAATTTGGTGCGTTAAAGGTGGATACGGAACTGTTAGAATGCTAGATTTATTGGATTTTACCAAATTTAAACAACATCCAAAATGGATTATTGGTTTTAGTGATGTTACCGTTTTGCATAATCATTTAAACACAATGGGCTATAAATCAATTCATGGTGTAATGCCGATTACAATTCCGCGCGCAACTCCAGAGGCGATCAGTTCTTTAAAAGCAAGTTTATTTGGCGAATCATTATCTTATACAGTTGCTCCATCTCCAATGAATCGTTTTGGAAAAGCAACCGGAGAATTAGTTGGAGGAAATTTATCCATCTTATATAGTTTATTAGGTTCTCCATCGGCAATAGATTGCAGAGACAAAATATTATTCATTGAAGATTTAGACGAATATCTTTATCATATCGATCGTATGATGATGAATTTAAGACGAAATGGATGCATCGAAAATCTTAAAGGAATTGTTATTGGTGGCATGACTAAAATGAAAGACAATGAAGTTCCGTGGGGGAAAAACGCACTGGAAATCATTGATGATGTAACTAAAAAATATAATATTCCCGTAATTTTTAACTTTCCAGCAGGGCACATTAGAGATAATAGGGCTTTGATAATGGGAAATACCGCTACAATTGAGGTAAATGCTTCTGGAAGTACGCTTACCTTCCAAAAATAA
- a CDS encoding endonuclease/exonuclease/phosphatase family protein has product MQIIKFHFCLIVFLALSFSNAQSKKYNIHTIAFYNFENLFDTIDDPNTNDDEWTPTGAQHWTKEKYEQKLKNLSRVISEIGTPENSNAPTLIGCSEIENRGVLEDLVKQEKIAGFDYGIIHFDSPDQRGIDVALLYQKKYFRPTSFSNIPLIIYKNKTVVQENGNEDLGDVEVKVDTKNRVFTRDQLLVTGFLDNEEIHIIVNHWPSRSGGEKASSPYREAAGKLNRKIIDSLQQINPLAKVITMGDLNDGPFNKSVKVALGAKSKKETTAEFGTFNPFEEMATKGMGTIAFRDSWDIFDQIILTQSLRQPDFSSYKFWKAGIFNRPYLVQTTGKYKGYPLRNTLTEAGFSDHFPVYVYLIREKL; this is encoded by the coding sequence ATGCAAATTATTAAATTTCATTTTTGTTTGATTGTTTTTTTGGCGCTTTCTTTTTCAAATGCCCAATCTAAGAAATATAATATCCACACAATAGCCTTTTACAATTTCGAAAATCTTTTCGACACGATTGATGACCCAAATACAAATGATGATGAATGGACGCCAACAGGAGCACAACATTGGACAAAAGAAAAATACGAGCAAAAATTAAAAAATCTGTCGAGGGTTATTTCAGAAATTGGAACTCCTGAAAATTCAAATGCACCAACATTGATTGGCTGTTCTGAAATAGAAAACAGAGGCGTTCTTGAAGATTTGGTGAAACAAGAAAAAATTGCAGGTTTCGATTACGGAATTATTCATTTTGATTCACCAGATCAACGCGGAATAGATGTGGCACTTTTGTATCAGAAAAAATATTTTAGGCCGACTTCTTTTTCGAATATTCCTTTAATAATTTATAAGAATAAAACTGTTGTTCAAGAAAATGGAAACGAAGATTTAGGAGATGTTGAAGTTAAAGTTGACACTAAAAACCGAGTTTTCACGAGAGATCAGCTTTTGGTAACAGGTTTTCTTGATAATGAAGAAATTCATATTATTGTTAATCATTGGCCTTCCCGATCGGGTGGAGAAAAGGCGAGCAGTCCATATCGAGAAGCAGCAGGAAAATTGAACAGAAAAATTATCGATTCATTGCAGCAAATAAATCCGCTCGCAAAAGTGATTACAATGGGAGATTTAAATGATGGACCGTTTAATAAAAGTGTAAAAGTGGCTTTAGGAGCAAAATCGAAAAAAGAGACAACTGCAGAATTTGGGACTTTCAATCCGTTTGAAGAAATGGCCACAAAAGGAATGGGAACTATTGCATTTAGAGACTCCTGGGATATTTTTGATCAAATTATATTGACACAATCGCTGCGACAGCCGGATTTTTCAAGTTATAAATTTTGGAAAGCTGGGATTTTCAATCGGCCCTATCTTGTACAAACTACTGGAAAGTATAAAGGATATCCATTACGAAATACACTAACCGAAGCTGGTTTTAGCGACCATTTTCCGGTTTATGTTTATTTGATACGAGAGAAATTGTAG
- a CDS encoding 3-hydroxyanthranilate 3,4-dioxygenase, which translates to MAIAKPFNLTKWIEDNRHLLKPPVGNKNLYVDSGDYIVMIVAGPNARKDYHYNETEELFYQLEGSIKVVIQEDGERKEMELNAGDMYLHPAKVPHSPVRSAGSIGLVIERKRAGLGYTDGLLWHCDNCNHKLYEVYFELHNIEKDFLPHFEHFYNTEELRTCDKCGTVMETDPRFVAKK; encoded by the coding sequence ATGGCTATAGCAAAACCATTCAATCTAACAAAATGGATTGAAGATAACCGACATTTATTAAAACCACCAGTTGGAAATAAAAATCTTTATGTAGATTCAGGAGATTATATTGTTATGATTGTTGCTGGACCAAATGCTCGAAAAGATTATCATTATAATGAAACAGAAGAACTTTTCTATCAGTTAGAAGGAAGTATAAAAGTAGTAATTCAGGAAGATGGCGAGCGCAAGGAAATGGAGTTAAATGCCGGTGATATGTATCTACATCCTGCTAAAGTGCCACATTCTCCAGTTCGTTCAGCTGGTTCAATTGGTTTGGTAATCGAAAGAAAACGAGCAGGTTTAGGCTATACAGATGGTTTGCTTTGGCATTGTGACAATTGCAATCATAAATTGTACGAAGTCTATTTTGAACTTCACAATATTGAAAAAGATTTTCTGCCTCATTTTGAACATTTCTACAATACAGAAGAATTAAGAACTTGCGATAAATGTGGAACAGTTATGGAAACAGATCCAAGATTTGTCGCTAAAAAATAA
- a CDS encoding 3',5'-cyclic-nucleotide phosphodiesterase gives MTIFSRLLLCLLLISTNAFSQKEKPSFQVVPLGIKGGIDEKNLSAYLVAPSNTKDFICLDAGTVNAGIEKAIENKVFKVSTSEVLRKYIKGYLISHAHLDHVSGLIINSPADSSKTVYATQKCMEMMENHYFNDQTWANFGDKGVGFPLKKYHFQTLNLGEETPISNTKMTVKAFPLSHVNPFESTAFLIKNENSYVLYLGDTGPDSVEKSDKLKALWTAVEPLVQNKQLKGIFIEVSFPNEQPDQFLFGHLTPNYLMKELHVLEDLAGKGSLNNFKIIVTHLKPPTKNITKLKEQLKNQNDLGLKIIYPEQGKKFEL, from the coding sequence ATGACCATTTTCAGTAGGCTTTTACTTTGTTTGCTATTAATTTCGACAAATGCTTTCTCTCAAAAAGAAAAACCTTCATTTCAAGTTGTTCCTTTAGGAATAAAAGGCGGAATTGATGAAAAAAATCTATCCGCATATTTAGTTGCTCCATCAAATACAAAAGATTTTATTTGTCTCGATGCCGGAACTGTAAATGCGGGAATCGAAAAAGCAATTGAAAATAAAGTTTTCAAAGTTTCAACAAGCGAAGTTTTGCGCAAATACATAAAAGGATATTTGATTTCGCATGCGCATCTGGATCACGTTTCAGGTTTAATCATAAATTCTCCTGCTGACTCCTCAAAAACTGTTTATGCGACTCAGAAATGTATGGAAATGATGGAAAATCATTATTTCAACGATCAAACTTGGGCAAACTTTGGAGATAAAGGTGTCGGATTTCCGTTGAAAAAATATCATTTTCAAACTTTGAATTTAGGCGAGGAAACTCCAATTTCAAATACAAAAATGACGGTAAAAGCTTTTCCACTAAGCCATGTTAATCCGTTTGAAAGTACGGCGTTTTTAATTAAAAACGAAAATTCTTATGTTCTGTATTTAGGTGATACCGGCCCAGATTCTGTCGAAAAAAGTGATAAGTTGAAAGCTTTGTGGACAGCAGTTGAACCTTTGGTACAAAACAAACAATTAAAAGGAATTTTCATCGAAGTCTCTTTTCCAAATGAACAACCAGACCAATTTTTATTTGGGCACTTAACCCCAAATTATCTGATGAAAGAACTTCATGTTTTAGAAGATTTAGCTGGAAAAGGCTCTTTAAACAACTTCAAAATCATTGTTACGCACTTAAAACCACCAACAAAAAATATTACTAAGCTTAAAGAACAACTTAAGAATCAAAATGATTTAGGATTGAAAATCATTTATCCTGAACAAGGGAAAAAGTTTGAATTATAA
- a CDS encoding aldehyde dehydrogenase family protein, whose protein sequence is MTTIASQFGMNEALEKLGIKLVNEGTSTGVENFSSGEILDSFSPVDGKLIASVKTSTLEDYEKVMRSATEAFKTFRLIPAPQRGEIVRQFGEKLRQNKEALGKLVSYEMGKSLQEGYGEVQEMIDICDFAVGLSRQLHGLTMHSERPGHRMYEQYHPLGIVGIISAFNFPVAVWSWNTALAWISGDVCVWKPSEKTPLCGIACQNIIAQVIKENNLPEGISCLVNGDYKIGELLTKDTRIPLVSATGSTRMGKIVAQAVAARLGKSLLELGGNNAIIVTPDADIKMTVIGAVFGAVGTAGQRCTSTRRLIIHESIYDKVKDALVAAYNQLRIGNPLDENNHVGPLIDTHAVEAYAVALNRVVSEGGKILVEGGVLSGEGYESGCYVKPAIAEAENSFAIVQHETFAPVLYLIKYSGEVDNAIEIQNGVAQGLSSAIMTNNLREAERFLSVTGSDCGIANVNIGTSGAEIGGAFGGEKETGGGRESGSDAWKIYMRRQTNTINYTTNLPLAQGIKFDL, encoded by the coding sequence ATGACAACAATAGCATCACAATTTGGCATGAATGAAGCACTGGAAAAACTAGGAATTAAACTAGTAAACGAAGGAACTTCAACAGGAGTGGAGAATTTTTCATCAGGTGAAATCTTAGATAGTTTTTCTCCTGTAGATGGAAAATTAATAGCATCAGTAAAAACTTCAACACTGGAGGATTACGAAAAAGTAATGCGTTCGGCAACTGAGGCTTTTAAAACTTTTAGATTAATTCCTGCGCCACAACGCGGTGAAATTGTACGCCAGTTTGGAGAAAAGTTGCGTCAAAATAAAGAAGCTCTTGGAAAATTGGTTTCTTATGAAATGGGAAAATCATTGCAAGAAGGTTATGGAGAAGTTCAGGAAATGATTGATATCTGTGATTTTGCCGTTGGACTGTCTCGCCAATTGCATGGTTTGACCATGCATTCTGAAAGGCCAGGACATCGAATGTATGAGCAATATCATCCGTTAGGAATTGTCGGAATTATTTCGGCATTTAATTTTCCTGTTGCGGTTTGGTCTTGGAACACAGCTTTGGCTTGGATTTCTGGCGATGTTTGCGTTTGGAAACCTTCTGAAAAAACACCTCTTTGCGGTATTGCTTGTCAAAATATAATCGCTCAAGTGATCAAAGAAAACAATTTGCCAGAAGGAATTTCTTGCTTGGTAAATGGAGATTATAAAATAGGAGAGTTGTTGACAAAAGATACTCGTATTCCGTTAGTTTCTGCAACTGGTTCTACCAGAATGGGTAAAATCGTTGCACAAGCTGTTGCTGCTCGATTAGGAAAATCATTATTGGAATTAGGAGGAAACAATGCCATTATAGTTACTCCAGATGCAGATATTAAAATGACTGTTATTGGAGCAGTTTTTGGAGCTGTTGGAACGGCTGGCCAGCGTTGTACATCGACTAGAAGATTGATTATTCACGAAAGTATTTACGACAAAGTAAAAGATGCTTTGGTTGCTGCATACAATCAATTACGAATTGGAAATCCGCTTGACGAAAATAATCATGTTGGACCACTAATTGATACGCATGCTGTTGAAGCTTATGCAGTTGCTTTGAACAGAGTTGTCTCAGAAGGCGGAAAAATTTTGGTTGAAGGCGGTGTGCTTTCTGGCGAAGGTTATGAAAGTGGATGCTACGTTAAACCGGCAATTGCTGAAGCTGAAAATTCATTTGCAATTGTACAGCACGAAACTTTTGCTCCGGTTTTATATTTGATTAAATATTCTGGAGAAGTTGATAATGCAATCGAAATTCAAAATGGAGTCGCTCAAGGATTATCTTCAGCAATTATGACTAATAATTTACGTGAAGCTGAAAGATTTTTGTCAGTAACAGGTTCGGATTGCGGAATTGCGAACGTAAATATTGGAACTTCCGGAGCTGAAATTGGAGGTGCTTTTGGTGGAGAAAAAGAAACAGGTGGTGGACGCGAGTCTGGATCTGATGCTTGGAAAATCTATATGAGACGTCAAACAAATACGATTAATTATACAACGAATCTTCCTTTGGCACAAGGAATTAAATTTGATTTGTAA
- a CDS encoding T9SS type A sorting domain-containing protein, which yields MKKNLLFVFVFLVCVQTWAQQVTITEASGWLETAFVKWQPVTNAQTYNVYYSGEGITDRKIDDQLIRSYGSYFRADIPGLKAGSYTVKVKPVISGVEGTGSTTSALTVVAHDRNGFAFESGRVPGGYKADGTPKDNAVILYITQNTKNTISMNITGASANPCVGLQNILYAIKKGKDTRPFIIRLIGNITDMTVMEGGDVVIENANNASSYVTIEGIGNDAVANGWGVRLKSASNIEVSNLGFMNCNSTAGDNVGMQQDNDHIWVHNCDLFYGNAGSDADQIKGDGALDNKSSTYITLSYNHFWDNGKASLLGLSEGTTTGLYITYHHNWFDHSDSRHPRVRYYSAHIYNNYYDGNAKYGAGSTMGSSLFVEGNYFRNAKHPMLTSLQGTDIWDEANQVNNAGTMGTFSGEAGGFIKAYNNTFDASNGTNNMRFVAYNDPNPLYNISGKISSTTDFDAYVATSRGETVSSTIKSKSGANSYNNFDTDASLYVKNLVIDQPATAKTKVTQYAGRVSGGDLKWVFDNSVDDTSSLVITALKSALTNYSGTLVAIQGEGNPPASSQTLTSNGNENQTVTSGTAISSIVFTWGGDATDATVTGLPASGLSFVKNAIAKTITITGTPTATVSYSIATTGIGTPATGSGTITVTAAGAQTLTSTTNNNQTVASGTAISSIVFTWGGTATDATVTGLPASGISFVKNTTAKTITITGTPTATVSYSIATTGTGTPVAGSGTITVTTGTPSGDEIHNFTVSGKTSSFYSITGNMNSTDGSVTYNGLTLTKRLKIETSTTITYTTTSSSTLTLVFDSNFTGTIKVDNVSYTASAGIVTASIAAGSHTITKGSVANLFYISTVYTSGSTLRMTKTAEVATEPETSKVVLYPNPVSDVLYFSKSTQTIEKVQVYNISGTLVASAGKNAESIDLSQLISGTYLVKVYTNDGSFNQTILKK from the coding sequence ATGAAAAAAAACCTACTTTTCGTTTTCGTTTTTCTTGTTTGCGTTCAAACTTGGGCACAGCAAGTTACAATTACTGAAGCATCAGGCTGGCTTGAAACTGCTTTTGTAAAATGGCAACCTGTCACTAATGCACAAACTTACAATGTTTATTATTCTGGCGAAGGAATTACCGACAGAAAAATTGATGATCAACTCATTAGAAGCTATGGAAGTTATTTTCGTGCTGATATTCCTGGATTAAAAGCGGGATCGTACACTGTAAAAGTAAAACCAGTAATTTCTGGAGTAGAAGGAACCGGATCTACAACAAGTGCATTGACCGTTGTGGCACACGATCGAAACGGATTTGCTTTTGAAAGTGGCAGAGTTCCGGGCGGTTACAAAGCCGATGGAACACCTAAAGACAATGCCGTAATTTTATACATTACGCAAAACACAAAAAATACCATTTCGATGAATATTACTGGAGCAAGTGCTAATCCTTGCGTTGGTTTGCAAAATATTTTATATGCAATCAAAAAAGGAAAAGACACTCGCCCATTCATCATTCGATTAATCGGAAACATTACTGACATGACGGTTATGGAAGGTGGCGATGTTGTGATCGAAAATGCAAATAATGCATCAAGCTACGTAACAATTGAAGGGATTGGAAATGATGCTGTTGCAAATGGCTGGGGTGTTCGACTAAAATCGGCTTCAAATATCGAAGTAAGCAATCTTGGTTTTATGAACTGCAATAGTACAGCTGGTGATAATGTTGGAATGCAACAAGACAACGATCATATTTGGGTTCATAACTGTGACTTATTCTACGGAAATGCAGGAAGCGATGCCGATCAAATTAAAGGAGATGGAGCATTGGACAACAAATCTTCAACTTATATTACTTTGTCTTACAATCACTTTTGGGACAACGGAAAAGCAAGTCTTTTGGGCTTAAGCGAAGGAACAACAACTGGTTTGTACATCACGTATCATCACAACTGGTTCGATCATTCCGATTCTCGTCATCCCCGTGTTCGTTATTATTCCGCTCACATTTACAACAATTATTATGACGGAAATGCGAAATATGGAGCTGGATCTACAATGGGATCTTCACTTTTTGTAGAAGGAAATTATTTCAGAAATGCTAAACATCCAATGTTGACTTCTCTGCAAGGAACAGATATTTGGGATGAAGCCAATCAAGTTAATAATGCCGGAACTATGGGAACATTCTCTGGTGAAGCTGGCGGATTTATAAAAGCTTACAATAACACTTTTGATGCTTCAAACGGAACAAATAATATGCGTTTTGTAGCTTATAATGATCCTAATCCGTTGTACAATATTTCAGGAAAAATAAGCTCAACTACCGATTTTGATGCCTATGTTGCAACATCAAGAGGCGAAACTGTAAGCAGTACAATTAAATCAAAATCAGGAGCAAATTCATATAACAACTTTGATACTGATGCGTCATTATATGTGAAAAATTTAGTAATTGATCAGCCAGCAACTGCAAAAACCAAAGTAACACAATACGCTGGGCGTGTTTCTGGAGGAGATTTGAAATGGGTATTTGACAACAGTGTCGATGATACTTCTTCACTTGTAATTACAGCACTTAAATCTGCATTGACAAACTATTCGGGAACTTTAGTTGCTATTCAAGGCGAAGGAAATCCTCCAGCAAGTTCACAAACACTTACTTCTAATGGAAATGAAAACCAAACAGTAACAAGCGGAACAGCAATTTCATCAATCGTTTTTACTTGGGGTGGCGATGCTACAGATGCTACGGTTACGGGCTTGCCAGCGTCTGGACTTAGTTTTGTGAAAAACGCAATCGCAAAAACAATCACAATTACTGGAACACCAACGGCAACAGTATCGTATTCAATTGCAACCACAGGAATAGGAACTCCAGCAACAGGTTCTGGAACAATTACAGTTACAGCTGCAGGCGCTCAAACTTTGACTTCTACAACAAACAACAATCAAACTGTTGCTAGCGGAACAGCGATATCATCAATTGTCTTCACTTGGGGAGGAACTGCTACAGACGCAACCGTAACAGGCTTGCCAGCATCTGGAATTAGTTTTGTAAAAAACACAACGGCAAAAACCATTACTATTACGGGAACTCCAACAGCAACTGTTTCCTATTCAATTGCAACAACAGGAACAGGAACTCCTGTAGCAGGTTCTGGAACAATTACGGTTACTACTGGTACACCAAGCGGGGATGAAATTCATAATTTCACAGTTTCAGGAAAAACAAGTTCTTTCTATTCAATTACTGGAAATATGAATTCTACAGATGGTTCTGTGACATACAATGGACTAACCTTAACGAAACGCTTAAAAATTGAAACAAGTACGACTATAACTTATACAACAACAAGTTCTTCAACACTAACTTTAGTTTTTGATTCAAATTTTACAGGAACAATCAAAGTTGATAATGTTTCTTATACTGCATCAGCAGGCATTGTAACGGCTTCAATTGCTGCAGGTTCTCACACTATTACAAAAGGTTCTGTTGCCAACCTTTTCTATATCAGCACAGTTTACACGAGCGGAAGTACTTTACGAATGACGAAAACTGCTGAAGTAGCAACAGAGCCTGAAACATCAAAAGTTGTTTTATATCCAAACCCAGTTTCTGATGTTTTGTACTTTTCAAAATCAACTCAAACAATTGAAAAAGTTCAGGTTTACAATATTTCTGGAACATTAGTAGCTAGTGCAGGAAAAAATGCAGAAAGCATCGATTTAAGTCAATTGATCTCGGGAACTTATTTGGTAAAAGTTTATACCAATGATGGTTCATTCAATCAAACTATTTTGAAAAAATAA
- a CDS encoding Bax inhibitor-1/YccA family protein — translation MAFNSKNPFLNSKRFSSNAVSRAEEVHEAQIIDYNQEMTVSGTINKTAILFLILTGAAMVTWWMAFNGINIMIPAMGGAIVGLILVLISAFKPQYSPYLAPGYALFEGLFIGGISAIFEAMYPGIVINAVAATLVTFLVCLGLYKFGIVKVTETFKSVVVAATLAIATYYLFSWLASLIFNFTPVHYGNGMMSIGISVFVIVIAALNLFLDFDQIEKGAQQRMPKYMEWFGAMGLVITLVWLYIEFLRLLSKLSKK, via the coding sequence ATGGCTTTCAATTCAAAAAATCCATTTTTAAACAGCAAACGTTTTTCATCAAATGCTGTTTCAAGAGCTGAAGAAGTACACGAAGCACAAATTATTGATTACAATCAAGAAATGACTGTTTCTGGCACAATTAACAAAACAGCTATTTTATTTTTAATTCTTACTGGCGCTGCCATGGTAACCTGGTGGATGGCTTTTAATGGAATAAACATCATGATTCCGGCAATGGGTGGTGCAATTGTTGGATTGATATTAGTATTAATTTCAGCATTCAAACCACAATATTCTCCTTATTTAGCACCTGGCTATGCCTTATTTGAAGGTTTGTTTATTGGAGGCATATCTGCAATTTTTGAAGCGATGTACCCTGGAATTGTAATTAATGCTGTTGCTGCAACTTTAGTAACATTTTTAGTTTGCTTAGGCTTGTATAAATTTGGAATTGTAAAAGTTACTGAAACATTCAAATCAGTAGTAGTTGCTGCTACATTGGCAATTGCAACTTACTACTTATTCTCTTGGTTAGCTTCTCTGATATTCAATTTCACTCCTGTTCATTACGGAAACGGAATGATGAGCATTGGAATCAGTGTTTTTGTAATTGTTATCGCAGCTTTAAACTTATTCTTAGATTTCGATCAAATTGAAAAAGGTGCACAACAAAGAATGCCAAAATATATGGAATGGTTTGGTGCTATGGGATTAGTAATCACATTAGTTTGGTTGTACATTGAATTCCTAAGACTTCTATCTAAATTATCGAAAAAATAA